Proteins from a single region of Spirochaetota bacterium:
- a CDS encoding acylphosphatase gives MEDLWRFSIIFEGLVQGVGFRYFVQRVSLRMGITGYVRNEDDGTVFAVFETDESSFNNLIEIIKKGNGYSRIYNMNIKKEKIIKREFNDFFIDY, from the coding sequence ATGGAAGATCTATGGAGATTTAGTATAATTTTTGAAGGTTTGGTGCAAGGGGTAGGTTTTAGATATTTCGTTCAAAGAGTATCTTTAAGAATGGGAATAACTGGCTATGTAAGAAATGAGGATGATGGGACAGTTTTTGCTGTTTTTGAAACTGATGAATCTTCTTTTAATAATTTGATAGAAATTATAAAAAAAGGTAATGGTTATAGTAGAATATATAATATGAATATTAAAAAAGAAAAAATTATAAAAAGAGAATTTAATGATTTTTTTATAGATTATTAA
- a CDS encoding LysM peptidoglycan-binding domain-containing protein gives MKKFRFFFIIICLLINIVLIEGENQLIKFEFYSVKKNFKDNLIFSIGENVFHIVEKGDTLFSLSKKYGVSIEYIVKINNLIDNKIKIGQKLIIKNSGLEFYSLFENYNIKLKTNHILKIYSNVNDYKINCFSPIDRGIIKDIQYINGYGQTIFINTNNYMIIIGGFDSIGVKVGQEINLGTYIGNIFKDSNISVSIFKDKKILDLSNFVKK, from the coding sequence ATGAAAAAGTTTAGATTTTTTTTTATAATCATATGCTTATTAATAAATATTGTTTTAATTGAAGGTGAGAATCAATTAATAAAATTTGAATTTTATTCAGTAAAAAAAAATTTTAAAGACAATTTGATATTTTCAATAGGCGAAAATGTATTTCATATTGTGGAAAAGGGAGATACTCTCTTTTCTCTTTCGAAAAAATATGGAGTTTCAATTGAGTATATAGTAAAAATTAACAATTTAATTGACAATAAAATTAAGATAGGTCAAAAATTAATAATTAAAAATAGCGGGTTAGAATTTTACTCTTTATTTGAAAATTATAATATAAAGCTTAAAACAAATCATATATTAAAAATTTATTCAAATGTAAATGATTATAAAATAAACTGTTTTTCACCTATTGATAGAGGAATTATAAAAGATATACAATATATAAATGGTTATGGACAAACAATATTTATAAATACAAATAATTATATGATAATTATCGGAGGATTCGATTCTATAGGAGTCAAAGTAGGTCAAGAAATAAATTTAGGTACTTATATTGGTAATATCTTTAAAGATTCAAATATATCTGTAAGTATTTTCAAAGATAAAAAAATATTAGATTTAAGTAACTTTGTTAAAAAATAA